A stretch of Bradyrhizobium sp. AZCC 2262 DNA encodes these proteins:
- a CDS encoding phage tail protein, whose amino-acid sequence MIQSALASRLRSGLDPNDTSWLLIRSLEDWRAGQGRGLGYDANQGALQLAPLPRPDLADTWFANAPVTGPDGIVWRVDCERDLVLRKAPCDSGFSRPVGIGGSGFATGRFHAPISLSIDPFGRIWVADAGNGRVQVLAPRGDEVIAVVDEGLTRPVHTAFDDEGTAYVTDAATRAVHVVSSRFTCLRRVTLATRDAWTGALWTPPPTPEPRACAVLADGTLAVFDPMRPGLWHMTSCGEPRYSLPWFADAGLPPGWPATPPRFVAEGEVTIGPLDSGTENFAWHRVVIDADLPDGTSVSVQTFAGNGSDATVFPWAPRTPAAIPRAKADRPGAAFDRLILPDTDMWPLEQLAEMIRDRPNLHAFDGGGPVNADRVLVPLAVARQLHAGDVIRLTTPAGGAADITISAISSITAQGAASGDFAAPTAITLLMRDGKPLPFGSLDLGFLVDPAAAPMAVALRDGTPETVELPAPLALFLRDGDVIAVNDEARLEIFSIDDGMVEIRFDAAVAGDFATASVTLLDTAGRLVVREALPDTGQVAPGTLVTVIDDARSEPHAISWIDGETRTMWLTAGRLAGVITARSWTDVVFDKARATDRGRYIWLKLRVHGAGLPPPDGVGPAIIASATPRLRSVRITGPRPSLLSLLPALYSRRDPDSEQPGSNFLERFLTLFEGQFTRVEEAYESVSRLINPRAADQEWLAFVAAWLDIAFDPSWPTVRRRQLVIEAAALQAGRGTPRAMARWLEIFTARPVAITEGFMMRPPAPIALGESGALGIASLAGSSPELPDRFAHRFTVAIDLSDVPDRAAARAAARKVIEAMKPAHTSYRLDVGSGEAPRIGIDTAIGGIFIPAEACVPVCVCERDDTERSTAMPAHLIQGLRQGRGPIILAARSGG is encoded by the coding sequence ATGATCCAGTCCGCGCTCGCCAGCAGACTGCGCTCGGGCCTCGACCCGAACGATACCTCCTGGCTACTCATTCGCAGCCTCGAAGACTGGCGCGCCGGGCAGGGGCGGGGCCTCGGCTACGATGCCAACCAGGGCGCCTTGCAGCTTGCGCCGCTGCCGCGTCCCGATCTGGCCGACACCTGGTTTGCCAACGCGCCGGTCACCGGCCCCGATGGCATCGTCTGGCGTGTCGACTGCGAGCGTGACCTCGTGCTGAGGAAGGCGCCCTGCGATTCCGGCTTCTCGCGGCCAGTCGGCATCGGCGGCAGCGGCTTTGCCACCGGCCGCTTCCATGCGCCGATATCGCTGTCGATAGATCCCTTCGGCCGCATCTGGGTGGCCGACGCCGGCAACGGCCGCGTGCAGGTGCTGGCACCGCGCGGCGACGAGGTGATCGCCGTTGTGGACGAAGGCCTGACACGGCCCGTTCACACAGCCTTCGATGACGAAGGCACCGCCTACGTCACGGACGCGGCAACCCGCGCGGTCCATGTGGTCTCGTCGCGGTTTACGTGCTTGCGCCGCGTCACGCTGGCAACGCGAGATGCCTGGACCGGCGCATTATGGACGCCGCCGCCCACGCCCGAGCCCCGCGCCTGCGCGGTCCTCGCCGATGGCACGCTCGCGGTGTTCGATCCCATGCGCCCCGGCCTGTGGCACATGACGAGCTGCGGTGAGCCGCGCTATTCGCTGCCGTGGTTTGCCGATGCCGGATTGCCGCCCGGCTGGCCCGCAACACCGCCACGCTTTGTTGCCGAGGGCGAGGTGACCATCGGACCGCTCGACAGCGGCACCGAAAACTTCGCCTGGCACCGTGTGGTGATCGACGCCGATCTGCCGGACGGCACGTCCGTCAGCGTACAAACCTTCGCCGGCAACGGGAGCGACGCCACCGTCTTTCCATGGGCGCCGAGGACGCCAGCGGCGATTCCCAGGGCCAAGGCTGACCGGCCCGGCGCCGCTTTCGACCGGCTGATACTGCCCGACACCGACATGTGGCCGCTCGAGCAACTCGCAGAGATGATCCGCGACCGGCCGAACCTTCATGCCTTCGATGGCGGCGGGCCGGTGAACGCCGACCGGGTCCTGGTGCCGCTGGCGGTGGCGCGACAACTCCATGCCGGTGACGTCATCCGCCTCACCACGCCCGCCGGCGGTGCCGCCGACATCACGATCTCCGCGATCAGCTCCATCACGGCGCAGGGGGCGGCAAGCGGCGACTTCGCAGCCCCGACGGCGATCACTCTGCTGATGCGCGACGGCAAGCCGTTGCCCTTTGGCTCCCTTGACCTCGGCTTCCTTGTCGATCCAGCCGCGGCGCCGATGGCGGTGGCATTGCGCGATGGAACGCCGGAGACCGTGGAGTTGCCGGCGCCACTTGCGCTGTTCCTGCGCGACGGCGACGTCATCGCGGTCAATGACGAAGCCCGTCTTGAAATTTTCTCCATCGATGACGGCATGGTGGAGATTCGCTTCGATGCTGCGGTCGCAGGCGATTTCGCCACGGCCAGCGTGACGCTGCTCGACACAGCGGGGCGGCTGGTGGTGCGGGAAGCACTCCCCGACACGGGTCAGGTCGCGCCCGGCACCCTGGTGACCGTCATCGACGATGCCCGAAGCGAACCGCATGCGATCAGCTGGATCGATGGCGAAACGCGGACGATGTGGCTCACCGCCGGCAGACTAGCCGGCGTCATCACCGCGCGAAGCTGGACCGATGTCGTGTTCGACAAGGCGCGGGCGACGGACCGCGGCCGCTATATCTGGCTGAAGCTGAGGGTGCATGGCGCCGGCCTGCCGCCGCCGGATGGCGTCGGCCCCGCCATCATCGCCAGTGCGACACCGCGGCTGCGCTCGGTCCGCATCACCGGACCGCGGCCCAGCCTGCTGTCACTGCTGCCGGCGCTGTATTCGCGCCGCGATCCCGATAGCGAGCAGCCGGGCTCCAATTTCCTCGAACGGTTCCTGACGCTGTTCGAGGGACAGTTCACCCGCGTCGAGGAAGCCTATGAGAGCGTGTCCCGGCTCATCAACCCGCGCGCCGCCGATCAGGAATGGCTCGCCTTCGTCGCCGCCTGGCTCGACATCGCTTTCGATCCGTCGTGGCCGACGGTCCGGCGCCGGCAGCTCGTGATCGAGGCCGCCGCGCTGCAGGCCGGGCGTGGCACGCCGCGCGCGATGGCCCGTTGGCTCGAGATCTTCACCGCCAGGCCCGTGGCCATCACCGAAGGTTTCATGATGCGCCCGCCAGCGCCGATTGCACTGGGCGAGAGCGGGGCGCTCGGCATTGCCTCGCTCGCGGGATCAAGCCCGGAGCTGCCCGACAGATTCGCGCATCGCTTCACCGTCGCCATCGACCTTTCCGATGTTCCCGACCGCGCTGCCGCGAGAGCCGCCGCGCGAAAAGTCATCGAGGCAATGAAGCCGGCGCACACGTCCTACCGGCTCGATGTCGGCAGCGGCGAAGCGCCGCGCATCGGCATCGACACCGCCATCGGCGGGATCTTCATTCCGGCAGAGGCCTGCGTGCCCGTCTGCGTCTGCGAACGCGACGACACCGAGCGCAGCACCGCCATGCCGGCGCATCTCATCCAGGGACTGCGGCAGGGCCGCGGCCCCATCATCCTGGCCGCTAGGAGTGGAGGCTGA